The following are encoded together in the Capsulimonas corticalis genome:
- the secA gene encoding preprotein translocase subunit SecA translates to MQFLRKFFDTNERDVDKYRKVVEKINAMEPQMQKLSDEELGAKTVEFKERIQKVFDAECKKRGKEWLELDRVEKRAIGDLALDPLLPEAFAVCREAGKRSLNMRPFDVQLIGAMVLHDGRIAEMKTGEGKTLTATLAIYLNALTGHGVHLITTNDYLSKVGAVAMGPLYHFLGLSVGIIQGQSPETGDVGGTYIYDPEYRHPDPRYDYARPAASRREAYVCDITYGTNNEYGFDYLRDNLAGPAQELNQPELMFAIVDEVDSILIDEARTPLIISGQAEASSDLYVKMDRIVRQLKPERDYTVEEKHKSAVFTDDGLRRVELALGVTNLSDAEHINLMQHANSSLKAHAVYKRDIDYLVKDNEKGKREVVIIDEFTGRLMFGRRWGDGLHQAVEAKEGVKIENENRTLATITFQNLFRLYPKLGGMTGTAKTEEDEFRKIYALDVVSVPTNKPMVRKDNPDIIFKSEEAKLRGIAREILTIHSRHQPVLVGTRSVEMSERVSDRLRYDRLSMLALVDILRDKLENAKGLDKTKYGEFSTLLNQKLTTLTPGKLSEVIKHFEIPASATDPANLAALAKLLGVADEFKPVLESSLTQGIPHNILNAKSHEKEAKMISEAGRKGSVTIATNMAGRGVDILLGGSIVPDDDDSGDDYEYRRGGPSVVGLTPVGERGSAEHQAEADEVRSLGGLYIVGSERHESRRIDNQLRGRAGRQGDPGASRFFVSLEDELWRLFGDKANSPMLSGWAEDQAIDARLLSAMIERAQKKVEQHYFDQRKHTLDYDDVMNVQREKIYGERRLIMQGASLRDTILGFLIENVSQSVDMYAAASTPKDEWDLDGLFTHLNTIFPLDEYADRTDLNNKGYDELQEFLADTAQTAYVDKEEALKTAMGEEEGEKQLRDLERGLMLQALDRHWMDHLSGMDYLREGIGWRGYAGIDPLVLYKKEAYDMFQQMLASMQEEVVTVLFRMLENVGGEEEGEEEEEEMVIESLPV, encoded by the coding sequence ATGCAGTTTTTACGCAAATTTTTTGACACCAATGAACGGGATGTCGATAAGTATCGCAAAGTCGTCGAGAAGATCAACGCGATGGAGCCCCAGATGCAGAAGCTCTCCGACGAGGAGCTGGGCGCCAAGACCGTCGAGTTCAAAGAGCGCATCCAGAAGGTCTTCGACGCCGAGTGCAAAAAGCGCGGCAAGGAGTGGCTGGAGCTGGACCGCGTCGAGAAGCGCGCCATCGGCGACCTCGCCCTCGATCCGCTGCTGCCGGAAGCCTTCGCCGTTTGCCGCGAGGCCGGCAAGCGCAGCCTGAACATGCGCCCCTTCGACGTACAGTTGATCGGCGCCATGGTCCTTCATGACGGACGCATCGCGGAGATGAAGACCGGTGAAGGCAAAACCCTCACCGCGACGCTGGCGATCTACCTGAACGCGCTCACCGGGCACGGCGTCCACCTGATCACCACCAACGACTATCTGAGCAAAGTCGGCGCCGTGGCGATGGGCCCGCTGTATCACTTCCTGGGGCTGTCGGTCGGCATCATCCAGGGCCAGAGCCCGGAGACGGGCGATGTCGGCGGTACATATATCTACGATCCCGAATATCGCCATCCGGATCCCCGCTACGACTACGCCCGTCCCGCCGCCTCGCGGCGCGAGGCTTACGTCTGCGACATCACCTACGGCACCAACAACGAATATGGCTTCGACTACCTGCGCGACAACCTGGCCGGTCCGGCGCAGGAGCTCAACCAGCCGGAGCTGATGTTCGCCATTGTCGACGAAGTCGACTCGATCCTGATCGACGAAGCGCGTACGCCGCTCATCATTTCGGGACAGGCCGAGGCGTCCTCCGATCTCTATGTGAAGATGGACCGCATCGTGCGCCAGCTCAAGCCGGAGCGCGACTACACGGTGGAAGAGAAGCACAAGTCCGCCGTTTTCACGGATGACGGCCTGCGCCGCGTCGAGCTCGCGCTGGGCGTCACGAACCTCTCCGACGCCGAGCACATCAACTTGATGCAGCACGCGAACTCGTCGCTCAAGGCCCACGCCGTTTACAAGCGCGATATCGATTACCTTGTGAAGGATAACGAAAAGGGCAAGCGCGAAGTCGTCATCATCGACGAGTTCACCGGACGCCTGATGTTCGGACGCCGCTGGGGCGACGGTCTGCACCAGGCGGTCGAAGCGAAGGAAGGCGTCAAGATCGAGAACGAGAACCGAACGCTCGCCACGATCACCTTCCAGAACCTGTTCCGCCTGTATCCCAAGCTGGGAGGCATGACCGGAACCGCGAAGACCGAAGAGGATGAGTTCCGCAAGATCTATGCCCTCGACGTCGTTTCCGTCCCAACCAACAAGCCGATGGTCCGCAAAGACAACCCGGACATCATCTTCAAGTCGGAAGAAGCGAAGCTGCGCGGGATCGCTCGTGAGATCCTGACGATCCATTCGCGCCACCAGCCGGTGCTGGTCGGAACCCGATCCGTCGAAATGTCCGAGCGCGTGTCGGACCGTCTGCGCTACGATCGCCTGAGCATGCTCGCTCTCGTGGATATCCTGCGCGATAAGCTGGAAAACGCCAAGGGCCTGGACAAGACGAAGTACGGCGAGTTCAGCACTCTGCTTAACCAGAAGCTGACCACACTGACGCCGGGCAAGCTCTCCGAAGTGATCAAGCACTTCGAGATTCCCGCGAGCGCCACCGATCCCGCGAACCTCGCGGCCCTCGCCAAGCTTCTGGGCGTAGCGGATGAGTTCAAGCCGGTGCTGGAATCGTCCCTGACCCAGGGCATCCCGCATAATATCTTGAACGCGAAGTCGCATGAAAAAGAAGCGAAGATGATCTCGGAGGCGGGACGCAAAGGATCCGTCACCATCGCCACCAACATGGCGGGACGCGGCGTCGACATCCTGCTCGGCGGCTCGATCGTTCCCGATGACGACGACAGCGGCGACGACTATGAGTACCGCCGTGGCGGCCCGTCGGTAGTCGGCCTTACTCCGGTCGGCGAGCGCGGCAGCGCCGAGCATCAGGCGGAGGCCGACGAAGTGCGCAGCCTGGGCGGCCTCTACATCGTCGGCAGCGAACGCCATGAATCGCGGCGTATCGACAACCAGCTTCGCGGCCGCGCCGGCCGCCAGGGCGACCCGGGCGCATCGCGCTTCTTCGTCTCTCTGGAGGACGAACTGTGGCGCTTGTTTGGCGACAAGGCCAATTCGCCCATGCTCTCCGGCTGGGCGGAGGATCAGGCGATCGACGCGCGGCTGCTTTCTGCGATGATCGAGCGAGCGCAGAAGAAGGTCGAACAGCACTACTTCGATCAGCGCAAGCACACGCTGGATTACGACGATGTCATGAACGTCCAGCGCGAAAAGATCTACGGCGAGCGCCGCCTGATCATGCAGGGCGCAAGCCTGCGCGACACGATCCTGGGCTTCCTGATCGAGAATGTCAGCCAGAGCGTCGATATGTACGCCGCCGCGTCCACGCCGAAGGACGAATGGGATCTGGACGGCCTGTTCACGCATCTCAACACGATCTTCCCGCTGGACGAGTACGCGGATCGCACGGACCTGAACAACAAGGGATACGACGAGCTTCAGGAGTTCCTCGCCGACACCGCGCAGACGGCCTATGTGGACAAGGAAGAAGCGCTCAAGACCGCCATGGGCGAGGAAGAGGGCGAAAAGCAGCTGCGCGACTTGGAGCGCGGCCTGATGCTGCAAGCGCTGGACCGCCACTGGATGGACCATCTGAGCGGCATGGACTATCTGCGCGAAGGCATCGGCTGGCGCGGATACGCCGGCATCGATCCGCTGGTCCTCTACAAAAAGGAAGCCTACGATATGTTCCAGCAAATGCTGGCGTCCATGCAGGAGGAAGTCGTGACCGTGCTCTTCCGAATGTTGGAGAATGTCGGCGGTGAAGAAGAGGGCGAAGAGGAAGAAGAAGAGATGGTGATCGAGTCTTTGCCGGTGTAA
- a CDS encoding type IV pilus twitching motility protein PilT, giving the protein MHDLYDLIRLSAQKKASDLFIKANSPPAMRISGRIQPLDEPPLTAEETRTLAYSVMTHEQIGRFEHRHELDLAFEVEGVCRIRCNVYQQRGTMGLVCRLIPLKIFSLEQLGMPSVIGDTTKNRQGLILVTGPTGSGKSTTQAAMIDLINSTRRTNIITVEDPIEFVHPDKMSIVSQREVGLDTDSFHDALKYSLRQNPDILLIGEMRDIETMNVALAAAETGHLVFSTLHTASAAETLDRIINMYPPQDRDMLCLRLSGSLKGVISQKLVPRADGTGRVGAVETMIATPTIIKLIEEGRASQLYGAIAEGNFWGMQTMNQCLLKYFRAGLISEEEAISYAGNVTEMKQMVRRPA; this is encoded by the coding sequence ATGCACGATCTTTACGACCTGATCAGATTGTCCGCGCAAAAGAAAGCGTCGGACCTTTTCATCAAAGCCAACAGCCCGCCGGCGATGCGCATCAGCGGGCGAATCCAGCCCCTGGACGAGCCGCCGCTGACCGCGGAGGAAACGCGGACGCTCGCCTACAGCGTCATGACCCACGAGCAGATTGGCCGCTTTGAGCACCGCCATGAGCTCGACCTGGCGTTTGAAGTGGAAGGCGTCTGCCGCATCCGCTGCAACGTCTACCAGCAGCGCGGCACCATGGGTCTTGTCTGCCGATTGATCCCGCTCAAGATCTTCTCCCTGGAGCAGCTCGGAATGCCGTCGGTCATCGGCGACACGACAAAAAACCGCCAGGGCCTGATCCTCGTCACGGGACCGACCGGTTCTGGCAAATCCACAACTCAGGCGGCCATGATCGACCTGATCAACTCGACGCGGCGCACGAACATCATCACGGTCGAGGACCCGATCGAGTTCGTCCACCCGGACAAAATGTCGATTGTCTCCCAGCGTGAAGTCGGTTTGGACACGGACTCGTTCCACGACGCGCTTAAGTACAGTTTGCGTCAGAACCCGGACATCCTGCTGATTGGAGAAATGCGCGACATCGAAACGATGAACGTCGCGCTGGCGGCGGCGGAAACCGGTCACCTCGTCTTCTCCACCCTGCACACCGCATCGGCGGCGGAGACCCTGGACCGTATCATCAACATGTACCCCCCTCAGGACCGCGACATGCTCTGTCTGCGTCTCTCCGGCTCGCTGAAGGGCGTTATCTCGCAAAAGCTCGTCCCCCGCGCCGACGGCACGGGCCGCGTCGGCGCCGTCGAAACGATGATCGCCACCCCGACGATCATCAAGCTGATCGAAGAAGGCCGCGCCTCCCAGCTCTACGGCGCCATCGCCGAGGGTAACTTCTGGGGAATGCAGACCATGAACCAGTGTCTGCTGAAGTACTTCCGCGCGGGATTGATCTCCGAGGAAGAAGCAATTTCGTACGCGGGCAACGTTACCGAAATGAAACAGATGGTGCGGCGCCCCGCGTAA
- a CDS encoding sigma-54-dependent transcriptional regulator, translating to METASKDGTSAQPRNLLIADDEQNIRRVLEAIFKKDGYQVFTAENGLKALEIASSNTIDVLVTDLIMPDMNGVELLQKVKVKHPNSVAIMITAYATIKTCVDAMRYGAADYITKPFDVGEVRAIVKRCVERSTEHRESGAATAAGTKKRPASAVSEPASPAMKQIQQMISRVAASRATVLIRGESGTGKELVARSLHQQSDRASGPFVAISCAALSETLLESELFGHDKNAFTGALAEKKGRFEMAHGGTLFLDEIGDISPSVQIKLLRVLQQREFERVGGTKTIKVDVRLIAATNADLEQLIKHGKFREDLYYRLDVIQIVLPPLRERAEDIPILVDVFLDKFNRENGRNISSVSPEAMLALSVYSWPGNVRELENVIERCTVMSDPDATVLLPSMLPTMIRERSLL from the coding sequence ATGGAGACAGCAAGTAAAGACGGAACTTCCGCGCAGCCGCGCAATCTGCTGATCGCCGACGACGAGCAGAATATCCGGCGCGTGCTGGAAGCGATCTTCAAAAAGGACGGCTATCAGGTCTTCACCGCCGAAAACGGATTGAAGGCTCTGGAAATCGCGTCCAGCAACACCATCGACGTCCTGGTGACGGATTTGATCATGCCGGACATGAACGGCGTCGAGCTGCTGCAAAAGGTCAAAGTCAAGCACCCGAATTCCGTCGCCATCATGATCACCGCGTATGCGACGATCAAGACCTGTGTGGACGCCATGCGTTACGGCGCCGCCGACTATATCACGAAACCCTTTGATGTGGGCGAGGTCCGCGCCATTGTCAAGCGCTGCGTCGAGCGCAGCACGGAGCATCGCGAATCCGGGGCCGCCACCGCCGCCGGGACGAAGAAGCGTCCCGCAAGCGCCGTCAGCGAGCCGGCCAGCCCCGCCATGAAGCAGATCCAGCAGATGATCAGCCGCGTGGCCGCCTCCCGCGCCACGGTGCTAATCCGCGGCGAAAGCGGCACGGGCAAGGAACTCGTGGCGCGCTCCCTGCACCAGCAATCGGACCGCGCCTCCGGACCGTTTGTCGCCATCTCCTGCGCGGCTCTTTCGGAGACGCTGCTGGAAAGCGAGCTCTTCGGGCACGACAAGAACGCCTTTACCGGCGCCCTCGCCGAGAAAAAGGGCCGATTCGAGATGGCCCACGGCGGCACGCTGTTTCTGGATGAGATCGGGGATATCTCTCCGTCCGTCCAGATCAAACTGCTGCGCGTCCTCCAGCAGCGGGAATTCGAGCGGGTCGGCGGCACGAAGACCATCAAGGTGGATGTCCGCCTCATCGCGGCGACCAACGCTGATCTGGAGCAGCTGATCAAGCACGGCAAGTTCCGCGAAGATCTGTACTACCGTCTCGACGTCATTCAGATCGTGCTTCCGCCCCTGCGTGAGCGCGCCGAGGATATCCCGATCCTGGTCGATGTGTTTCTGGACAAGTTCAACCGGGAAAACGGACGCAATATCTCCTCGGTGTCCCCGGAGGCGATGCTGGCCCTGAGCGTATACTCCTGGCCCGGCAATGTGCGCGAGCTGGAGAACGTGATCGAGCGCTGCACCGTCATGTCCGATCCGGACGCCACCGTCCTGCTTCCCTCCATGCTGCCGACGATGATTCGCGAACGATCTCTGCTCTGA
- the msrB gene encoding peptide-methionine (R)-S-oxide reductase MsrB, with translation MSSNKTAGIIVAAAALFAVAGLAAVKRAPKPAAVSAKGFDPKYTKTDAEWKKVLTPEQYDVTRHAGTEAPFSGKYWNNHERGIYKCVDCGLTLFSSDTKFESGTGWPSFWAPIDKTHVREVADHSLMMDRTEVICPRCGAHLGHVFDDGPAPTHLRYCMNSAALTFEKGK, from the coding sequence ATGAGCAGTAATAAAACCGCTGGGATCATCGTTGCGGCGGCGGCCCTTTTCGCGGTCGCGGGACTAGCCGCCGTCAAGCGTGCGCCGAAGCCGGCGGCGGTTTCGGCCAAGGGGTTCGATCCCAAGTACACGAAGACCGACGCGGAATGGAAGAAGGTCCTGACCCCGGAGCAGTATGACGTGACGCGCCATGCGGGAACGGAAGCGCCGTTCTCCGGAAAGTATTGGAATAACCATGAGCGCGGGATTTATAAGTGTGTAGACTGCGGGCTGACGCTGTTCAGCTCGGATACAAAGTTTGAATCGGGGACGGGGTGGCCGAGTTTCTGGGCGCCGATCGATAAGACGCACGTCCGGGAAGTCGCGGACCATTCGCTGATGATGGACCGCACTGAGGTCATCTGTCCGCGCTGCGGAGCGCATCTCGGACATGTCTTCGACGACGGCCCCGCGCCGACGCATTTGCGCTATTGCATGAATTCCGCGGCGCTGACGTTTGAGAAGGGGAAGTAG
- a CDS encoding GAF domain-containing protein, with product MKQSSPVHQDLSALLLQAARTFEHEGPVLQQLNTLAHDALGAEKCAIYVVSGSDSLRRVVGDADELLESQTLDFLSHHTTQDESASECDQPTCKILLSDGVHLGAWSFRLPPGSDLEWWDALTHALTPFILLGLRQSYWQDQVSTARTQLERRIREVEAVYEIGQATDDKDIHHLMDLITEKAASVMDAQACSLMLKEPDTEAMTIVASYGLASSIVEDTRILVGSGIAGHVAATGLPLRLDSLDDVPELKTQNLTGLPGVASSICMPMKDEKGEVQGVLCIRRNLPTATFNDDDLRLFSIFATHASLAINNAKLYQKLNNKIQELSTLSDLTETITSTLDLDQVLNQVADNIVDVVKFDRCRIYLCDLDTGRFSARIVRGFDWNPDEKRDANIGLGEGVIGSIAQRQVPVLVDRPDLEPPHVRQYAHALSMTSFYAQPIVARGRCIGVVVVSHSDPTRWITADGIDLLSTFVHQAGIAIENARFYASQERRYAELTTLYEVSRNLAATSGVQKAAKAVNDLAAKITDSDAGVLLHFEAGKDSMRAIEWRGIPDHVEKHLKSIVAALPVAAAAQAVRAPRLLTLQDIPTYFGPDWTPFFEAFLEDHHSTALIPLVVEDVAIGFLLLGKQHEDYGVEQLKLIAVASSQAAVVLNNASSYERRIDQRELELSAIYELMQKVRTATSLDEALSSILEIVASLVWSDQSILYTVDEDGQTMTARAARGDCASEIVGSVTLPLEGEHLGARALRARTGLIASSPAARDVPIVVGQEATLQSVLAIPLLVGDETIGVLTMQTHTPASFNEESVMLLHLVASQAATIYREMSSFRTLTRYTDNILRSIAAGVITINKDGYIVTWNARAEEIINLRAHQIIGRHYKEFFKMLQVDTAVREETMQMVELTAQTGKVFTRNQLCYHSPQGDETYVNLSASQLKSESGEYLGVVVVFEDVTNEMQMKEEVERVSKLAETGQLAANIAHELRNPLSSIKGAAQLLRNELPDEFIELHGEFLDIIIEEVNGLNRMTSEFLEFSRVSPPQMQSVSLNQILGRLIQFMSAYLHDQDIEFEQKYAEDLPNVLVDKSQIEQVIRNIVINAAQSMPHGGKLTIITRYLVEQDIAEVDFEDMGVGINANKLEKIWTPFFTTKTKGTGLGLAIARKIVETHGGRLTARSMPGEGSTFTMQLPVHPLYTTVVPQARTDISDQRSDRPGGYFEWSSTDLA from the coding sequence ATGAAGCAATCCTCGCCGGTCCATCAAGATCTAAGCGCCCTGCTGCTGCAGGCTGCGCGTACATTTGAGCATGAAGGCCCGGTCCTCCAGCAGCTCAATACCCTTGCCCACGACGCGCTCGGGGCGGAAAAATGCGCGATCTACGTCGTCTCCGGCAGTGATAGCCTGAGGCGCGTCGTCGGCGACGCCGACGAATTGCTCGAAAGCCAGACGCTCGACTTTCTTTCCCACCATACCACGCAAGACGAATCCGCAAGCGAATGCGATCAGCCGACGTGCAAGATCCTCCTCTCCGACGGCGTCCATTTAGGCGCATGGTCCTTCCGGCTGCCGCCCGGCTCGGATCTGGAATGGTGGGATGCGCTGACGCACGCCCTGACCCCATTTATCCTCCTCGGTCTACGCCAATCGTACTGGCAGGACCAGGTCTCAACGGCTCGCACCCAGCTCGAGCGGCGCATCCGCGAGGTGGAGGCCGTTTATGAGATCGGCCAGGCCACCGACGACAAAGACATCCATCACCTGATGGATTTGATCACGGAAAAAGCGGCGTCGGTCATGGACGCGCAGGCCTGTTCGCTGATGCTCAAGGAGCCGGACACCGAGGCGATGACGATCGTCGCCTCGTACGGCCTGGCGAGCTCAATTGTCGAGGACACCCGGATTCTTGTCGGCAGCGGCATCGCGGGTCATGTCGCCGCCACGGGCTTGCCGCTGCGCCTCGATTCGCTGGACGATGTTCCGGAGCTCAAGACTCAGAACTTGACCGGGCTGCCCGGTGTCGCCTCATCGATCTGTATGCCGATGAAGGACGAAAAGGGCGAAGTGCAGGGCGTTCTCTGTATCCGGCGCAACCTGCCGACGGCGACCTTTAACGACGACGACCTGCGTCTCTTCAGCATCTTCGCGACTCACGCCTCGCTCGCCATCAACAACGCCAAGCTTTATCAGAAGCTTAACAACAAGATTCAGGAGCTCTCTACCCTCTCGGATCTGACGGAGACGATCACTTCGACCCTGGATCTGGATCAGGTTCTCAATCAGGTCGCGGACAATATCGTCGACGTCGTCAAGTTCGACCGCTGCCGGATCTACCTCTGCGATCTCGATACAGGGCGATTCTCCGCGCGCATCGTCCGGGGCTTCGACTGGAACCCCGATGAAAAACGCGACGCGAACATCGGCCTTGGCGAAGGCGTCATCGGCAGCATTGCCCAGCGACAGGTGCCGGTCCTGGTGGACCGCCCCGACCTGGAGCCGCCTCACGTGCGCCAGTACGCGCATGCGCTGAGCATGACGTCGTTTTACGCCCAGCCTATCGTCGCGCGCGGCCGCTGTATCGGCGTCGTCGTGGTCAGCCACTCCGACCCCACCCGCTGGATCACGGCGGACGGGATCGACCTGCTCTCGACATTCGTCCATCAGGCCGGCATCGCGATTGAAAACGCGCGCTTCTACGCCAGCCAGGAGCGCCGTTACGCCGAGCTCACCACGCTCTACGAGGTCAGCCGAAACCTCGCCGCGACATCGGGCGTCCAAAAAGCGGCCAAAGCCGTGAACGATCTGGCGGCGAAGATCACCGACAGCGACGCCGGCGTCCTGCTGCACTTCGAGGCGGGGAAAGACTCGATGCGCGCGATCGAATGGCGCGGTATCCCGGACCATGTGGAAAAGCATCTCAAATCCATTGTCGCCGCGCTGCCCGTGGCGGCGGCCGCCCAGGCCGTCCGGGCGCCGCGCCTGCTGACGCTTCAGGACATTCCCACCTACTTTGGCCCGGACTGGACGCCGTTTTTCGAGGCGTTTTTAGAAGATCATCACTCGACTGCGCTGATTCCGCTGGTCGTCGAAGATGTCGCCATCGGCTTTCTTTTGCTCGGCAAGCAGCACGAGGACTATGGCGTGGAGCAGCTCAAGCTGATCGCCGTGGCGTCGTCCCAGGCCGCCGTCGTCCTGAACAATGCGTCTTCCTATGAACGCCGTATCGACCAGCGCGAGCTGGAGCTTTCAGCCATCTACGAGCTGATGCAGAAAGTGCGCACCGCGACCTCCCTCGACGAGGCGCTGTCCAGCATTCTGGAGATCGTCGCCAGCCTCGTGTGGAGCGATCAGTCGATTTTGTACACCGTGGACGAGGACGGCCAGACAATGACCGCGCGCGCGGCGCGCGGCGACTGCGCCTCCGAGATCGTCGGCTCCGTCACGCTGCCGCTGGAAGGCGAGCATCTGGGCGCGCGGGCGCTGCGCGCCCGAACGGGGTTGATCGCCTCCTCGCCCGCCGCGCGCGACGTGCCGATCGTCGTCGGCCAGGAAGCGACATTGCAATCGGTGCTGGCGATCCCCCTGCTCGTCGGCGACGAGACGATTGGCGTCCTGACGATGCAGACGCATACGCCGGCAAGCTTCAACGAAGAAAGCGTCATGCTGCTGCACCTGGTGGCGTCGCAGGCCGCGACGATTTACCGCGAGATGAGCTCGTTCCGCACTCTGACTCGCTACACCGACAATATCCTGCGCTCCATCGCGGCGGGTGTTATTACGATCAACAAAGACGGGTATATCGTCACCTGGAACGCGCGAGCCGAAGAGATCATCAACCTCCGCGCCCATCAAATCATTGGCCGCCACTACAAAGAGTTCTTCAAAATGCTCCAGGTGGATACGGCGGTGCGCGAAGAGACCATGCAGATGGTGGAGCTGACCGCGCAGACCGGCAAGGTCTTCACGCGCAACCAGCTCTGCTACCATTCGCCGCAGGGCGACGAGACCTATGTCAATCTCAGCGCCTCGCAGCTCAAAAGCGAATCCGGGGAGTATCTCGGCGTGGTCGTCGTCTTTGAAGACGTCACCAATGAGATGCAGATGAAGGAAGAAGTGGAGCGCGTAAGCAAGCTCGCCGAAACAGGACAGCTGGCCGCGAACATCGCGCATGAGCTGCGCAACCCGCTCTCCTCCATCAAAGGCGCGGCGCAGCTGCTGCGAAATGAGCTGCCCGACGAATTTATTGAGCTGCATGGCGAATTTTTGGATATTATCATTGAGGAAGTCAACGGCCTCAACCGAATGACCAGCGAGTTTCTGGAGTTCTCGCGCGTCAGCCCGCCGCAGATGCAGAGCGTCAGCCTCAATCAGATCCTCGGACGTCTCATTCAGTTCATGAGCGCCTACCTCCACGACCAGGACATCGAGTTCGAACAGAAATACGCCGAAGACCTGCCCAATGTCCTCGTCGATAAATCACAGATCGAGCAAGTGATCCGAAATATCGTCATCAACGCCGCGCAGTCGATGCCGCACGGCGGCAAGCTGACGATTATCACACGGTATCTCGTGGAACAAGATATCGCCGAAGTGGATTTTGAAGATATGGGCGTGGGCATCAACGCCAACAAGCTGGAGAAGATCTGGACGCCGTTTTTCACGACGAAGACCAAAGGCACGGGCCTGGGCCTCGCCATCGCGCGCAAGATCGTCGAGACACACGGCGGGCGGCTCACCGCGCGCAGCATGCCTGGAGAAGGATCCACCTTCACCATGCAGCTTCCGGTGCATCCGCTTTACACCACCGTCGTTCCGCAGGCGCGCACGGATATCTCCGATCAGCGCAGCGACCGGCCCGGCGGATATTTTGAATGGTCCAGCACGGACCTCGCATAG
- the nusA gene encoding transcription termination factor NusA — protein sequence MNGDFIEALRQIEKEKEIPFATLLKTLEVALGKAYKKHYGIPGDVNVHIDTTKNSFKFSCEKLVVEPVGNEHAEMSLETARKINPNAEYGDMIAVEVTPENFGRIAAQTARQVMMQEFRETEREKVFDEFNAKIGEVATGIVQRHEGGNVYINIGKLEALLPQQEQVPGEPYRFSDRIKVYLLEVRRSSRGPQVIVSRSHPSLIRRLFELEVPEIADGSVQIKSVAREAGARSKIAVACEDDKIDPVGACVGHRGARVQAVVSELYDEKIDIVRWSANVSQFVAESLSPAKSVNVKVNEEKKSCFVLVPDNMLSLAIGKSGQNVRLAARLTGWRIDIRSESQEAKAVFAKAAEEVAEEERQAEAQRLSPAAAKSVATAPADQEDENVVEYDEEVVITADMLKAFDDED from the coding sequence ATGAACGGCGATTTTATTGAAGCCCTGCGGCAAATCGAGAAGGAAAAGGAAATTCCCTTCGCCACCCTGCTGAAGACCCTTGAGGTCGCGCTGGGCAAGGCGTACAAAAAGCACTACGGCATCCCCGGCGATGTGAACGTTCATATCGACACGACGAAGAACTCGTTTAAGTTCTCGTGCGAAAAGCTGGTCGTCGAGCCTGTCGGTAACGAGCATGCGGAGATGTCGCTGGAGACGGCCCGCAAGATCAACCCGAACGCCGAATACGGCGACATGATCGCGGTGGAAGTCACGCCGGAGAACTTCGGGCGGATCGCGGCGCAGACGGCGCGCCAGGTGATGATGCAGGAGTTCCGCGAGACCGAGCGTGAGAAGGTCTTCGACGAATTCAACGCGAAGATCGGCGAGGTCGCGACGGGCATCGTGCAGCGTCACGAAGGCGGCAACGTTTATATCAACATTGGCAAGCTGGAGGCGCTGCTTCCCCAGCAGGAGCAGGTCCCAGGCGAGCCGTATCGCTTTAGCGACCGTATCAAGGTATACTTGCTGGAAGTCCGCCGGTCGTCGCGCGGGCCTCAGGTGATCGTTTCACGGTCTCATCCAAGCCTGATTCGCCGGCTGTTCGAACTGGAAGTGCCGGAAATCGCGGACGGATCCGTGCAGATCAAGAGCGTGGCCCGGGAAGCCGGCGCGCGCTCCAAGATCGCCGTGGCGTGCGAGGACGACAAGATCGATCCGGTCGGCGCGTGCGTCGGCCATCGGGGCGCCCGCGTCCAGGCGGTTGTCTCCGAACTCTACGATGAAAAGATCGACATCGTGCGCTGGAGCGCCAACGTGTCGCAGTTCGTGGCGGAAAGCTTGTCTCCCGCGAAGAGTGTGAACGTCAAGGTCAATGAGGAAAAGAAGTCCTGCTTCGTCCTCGTCCCCGACAACATGCTGTCGCTGGCGATCGGCAAATCCGGCCAGAACGTTCGGCTTGCCGCGCGTTTGACGGGCTGGAGAATCGACATCCGGTCCGAGTCGCAGGAAGCGAAAGCGGTCTTCGCCAAGGCCGCCGAGGAAGTGGCGGAAGAAGAGCGACAGGCCGAGGCCCAGCGCCTGTCTCCCGCCGCCGCGAAGTCCGTGGCGACCGCGCCCGCGGATCAAGAAGACGAAAATGTGGTGGAGTATGATGAAGAAGTGGTCATCACCGCCGACATGCTGAAGGCGTTCGACGACGAGGATTAA